One window from the genome of Magnolia sinica isolate HGM2019 chromosome 4, MsV1, whole genome shotgun sequence encodes:
- the LOC131243481 gene encoding uncharacterized protein LOC131243481, which yields MGLFFPEEQGWTGQNLLAILAVVVLFFSISHHMGWFFPERRGPRWNQGWTGQTQLAILAIVFLFLFISNYMQRMHQTMINFQPLFYLIPVLLIFIVRSMSVNGRFGFSIPQPEHDSFHRAGSSPWGVAAVLVLVLVMISYQSSLPSQWFRPLWKSD from the coding sequence ATGGGGTTGTTCTTCCCTGAAGAGCAAGGGTGGACAGGCCAGAACCTACTCGCAATCCTAGCCGTCGTTGTCCTCTTCTTTTCCATCTCCCATCACATGGGGTGGTTCTTCCCTGAAAGAAGAGGCCCACGGTGGAATCAAGGGTGGACAGGCCAGACCCAACTCGCAATCCTAGCCATTGTTTTCCTCTTCTTATTCATCTCCAATTACATGCAGCGCATGCACCAGACCATGATCAACTTCCAGCCTCTGTTCTATCTCATCCCCGTCCTTCTGATCTTCATCGTACGGTCCATGTCAGTGAATGGACGGTTCGGGTTCAGTATCCCGCAGCCGGAACACGACTCGTTCCACCGGGCTGGAAGCTCGCCGTGGGGTGTGGCAGCGGTGTTAGTGTTGGTGCTGGTGATGATCTCCTACCAGTCTTCCCTTCCCTCGCAGTGGTTTCGACCACTTTGGAAGTCGGATTAA